A genomic segment from Vicia villosa cultivar HV-30 ecotype Madison, WI unplaced genomic scaffold, Vvil1.0 ctg.000113F_1_1, whole genome shotgun sequence encodes:
- the LOC131624282 gene encoding L-type lectin-domain containing receptor kinase IV.1-like, whose protein sequence is MSHTLSLILVLFFLVTVVASKDVSFIYNNGFQSSHLYLDGIAELTSNGILRLTNETKQEKAHAFYPNPILFKNTSNGSVSSFSTTFVFAIRPQYATLSGHGIVFVVSPTKGLPYSLQSQYLGLFNKSNNGNSSNHVFGVELDTIQSSEFNDINDNHVGIDINDLKSANSTPAGYYDSNGQKKNLTLFSGYPMQVWVEYDGEKKKIDVTLAPTDVVKPKQPLLSFTKDLSPILNNSMYVGFSSATGSVFTSHYILGWSFKVNGQAQSLVISELPKLPRFGEKKQSKFLTVGLPLLLLSLVFMITLGVIYYIKRRKKFAELLEDWEHEYGPHRFKFKDLYYATKGFREKGLLGVGGFGRVYKGVMPGSKLEVAVKRVSHESRQGMREFVAEIVSIGRLRHRNLVPLLGYCRRKGELLLVYDYMSNGSLDHYLHNQPRVSLNWSQRFRIIKGVASGLFYLHEGWEQVVIHRDIKASNVLLDGEMNGRLGDFGLARLYDHGADPHTTHLVGTVGYLAPEHTRTGKATKFSDVFAFGAFLLEVVCGRRPIDHVGENESVILVDYVFECWKRGDILEAKDVNLGIYYVSEEVELVLKLGLMCSHSEPGARPSMKQVVQYLEMDIPLPDLSLLSLSSSGLTFGYQEHFEDFPMSYPSSMDKTMSHTSMSIAESHLSGGR, encoded by the coding sequence ATGTCTCACACTCTCAGCCTTATATTGGTGTTGTTTTTTCTGGTTACAGTTGTAGCAAGTAAAGATGTTAGTTTCATCTATAACAATGGATTCCAATCATCTCATTTGTATCTTGATGGTATTGCTGAGTTAACCTCTAATGGCATACTCAGACTCACCAATGAAACCAAACAAGAAAAAGCACATGCTTTCTATCCAAATCCTATACTTTTCAAAAACACTTCCAATGGAAGTGTTTCTTCTTTCTCAACCACTTTTGTGTTTGCCATAAGACCTCAGTATGCAACTCTTAGTGGTCATggaattgtttttgttgtttctcCAACAAAAGGGTTACCATATTCACTACAAAGCCAGTACCTTGGTCTATTTAATAAATCCAACAATGGAAACAGTAGCAACCATGTTTTCGGGGTGGAACTTGATACTATTCAAAGCAGTGAGTTTAATGATATCAATGATAACCATGTTGGTATTGACATCAATGATTTGAAATCAGCTAATTCAACTCCTGCAGGATATTATGATAGTAATGGTCAGAAGAAGAATTTGACTCTTTTCAGTGGCTATCCTATGCAGGTTTGGGTTGAATATGATGGTGAAAAGAAGAAGATTGATGTTACTTTAGCTCCTACTGATGTTGTTAAACCAAAACAACCTTTGTTGTCATTTACCAAAGATCTTTCTCCGATTCTTAACAATAGTATGTATGTTGGATTTTCATCAGCTACTGGATCAGTTTTTACTTCTCATTATATTCTTGGTTGGAGTTTTAAGGTTAATGGTCAAGCTCAAAGCCTTGTGATTTCTGAACTTCCTAAGTTACCAAGATTTGGTGAGAAAAAACAATCCAAGTTTTTAACTGTTGGGTTACCTTTGCTTTTGTTAAGTTTGGTTTTCATGATAACTTTAGgagttatttattatataaaaaggaGGAAGAAATTTGCTGAGTTGCTTGAAGATTGGGAACATGAATATGGTCCACATAGGTTTAAGTTCAAAGATTTATACTATGCTACAAAGGGTTTCAGGGAGAAGGGGCTATTGGGTGTCGGTGGATTTGGTAGAGTCTACAAAGGTGTGATGCCAGGTTCCAAACTTGAGGTTGCTGTGAAGAGGGTGTCTCATGAATCAAGACAAGGGATGAGGGAATTTGTGGCGGAGATTGTTAGTATCGGTCGTCTTCGTCACAGGAATCTCGTTCCGCTTCTCGGCTATTGCAGGCGAAAAGGTGAGTTACTTCTTGTCTATGATTACATGTCTAATGGAAGCTTAGACCACTATCTGCACAACCAACCAAGAGTGAGCTTGAATTGGAGTCAAAGATTTAGAATCATCAAAGGGGTTGCTTCGGGTTTGTTTTATCTGCACGAAGGATGGGAGCAAGTTGTGATTCATAGAGACATAAAAGCTAGTAATGTTTTATTAGATGGTGAAATGAATGGTAGGTTGGGAGATTTTGGTCTTGCAAGGTTGTATGATCATGGTGCTGATCCTCACACAACTCATCTGGTTGGAACTGTTGGGTATCTTGCTCCTGAGCATACCAGAACAGGTAAAGCAACTAAATTTTCTGATGTGTTTGCTTTTGGTGCATTTCTTCTTGAAGTTGTTTGTGGCAGGAGGCCTATAGATCATGTAGGAGAAAATGAGAGTGTGATTCTGGTTGATTATGTGTTTGAATGTTGGAAAAGAGGTGATATTCTTGAGGCAAAAGATGTAAATTTGGGAATATATTATGTGTCTGAGGAGGTTGAGTTGGTGTTGAAACTTGGTTTGATGTGTTCACATTCAGAACCTGGGGCTAGACCAAGCATGAAACAGGTTGTTCAGTATTTGGAGATGGATATACCATTGCCTGATTTGTCCTTGCTTAGTTTATCTTCTTCTGGATTAACTTTTGGGTACCAAGAACATTTTGAGG
- the LOC131624256 gene encoding L-type lectin-domain containing receptor kinase IV.1-like — MFHNLMLVLFFLATVVASKDVSFIYNGFQSSHLYLDGIAKLTSNGLLRLTNDTTEQKGHAFYQNPIVFKNTSNGSVSSFSTTFVFAIRHDIPTLSGHGIVFVVSPTKGLPYSLPSQYLGLFNKSNNGKSSNHVFGVELDTIVNSEFNDINDNHVGIDINDLSSVSSTPAGYYDNNGQWKNLTLFSGYPMQVWIEYDGEKKKIDVTLAPISVAKPKQPLLSFVKDLSPILHNSMYVGFLSATGTVQTSHYILGWSFKVNGQAQSLVISELPKLPRLGDRRISKLLTVGLPLILLSLVFMISLGVIYFIKRKNKFAELLEDWEHEYGPRRFKFKDLYFATKGFKEKELLGVGGFGRVYKGVMPGSKLEVAVKRVSHESRQGMKEFVAEIVSIGRLRHRNLVPLLGYCRRKGELLLVYDYMSNGSLDNYLYNQPNVSLNWSQRYRIIKGVASGLFYLHEEWEQVVIHRDIKASNVLLDGEMNGRLGDFGLARLYDHGADPHTTHLVGTVGYLAPEHTRTGKATKFSDVFSFGAFVLEVVCGKRPIYHIGGNESVILVDSVFEYWKRGEILEAKDVNLGTYYVFEEVELVLKLGLLCSHSEPLARPNMRQVVQYLEMDIPLPDLSLLSLSSSGLTFRYQECFEDIPMSYPSSMDKTMSHTSVSISESLLSGGR; from the coding sequence ATGTTCCACAATCTTATGCTGGTGCTGTTTTTTCTGGCTACAGTTGTAGCAAGTAAAGATGTTAGTTTCATCTATAATGGATTCCAATCATCTCATTTGTATCTTGATGGTATTGCTAAGTTAACCTCCAATGGGTTACTCAGACTCACCAATGATACAACGGAACAAAAGGGACACGCTTTCTATCAAAATCCTATAGTTTTCAAGAATACTTCcaatggaagtgtgtcttctttcTCAACTACTTTTGTATTTGCCATAAGACATGATATTCCAACTCTTAGTGGTCATggaattgtttttgttgtttcacCAACAAAAGGGTTACCATATTCACTACCAAGCCAGTACCTTGGTCTATTTAATAAATCCAACAACGGAAAGAGTAGCAACCATGTTTTTGGAGTGGAACTTGATACTATTGTAAACAGTGAGTTTAATGATATCAATGATaaccatgttggtattgatatCAACGATTTAAGTTCAGTTAGTTCAACTCCTGCAGGATATTATGATAATAATGGTCAGTGGAAGAATTTGACCCTTTTCAGTGGCTATCCTATGCAGGTTTGGATTGAATATGATGGTGAAAAGAAGAAGATTGATGTTACTTTAGCTCCTATTAGTGTTGCTAAACCAAAACAACCTTTGTTGTCATTTGTCAAAGATCTTTCTCCAATTCTTCACAATAGTATGTATGTTGGGTTTTTATCAGCTACTGGCACAGTTCAAACTTCTCATTATATTCTTGGTTGGAGTTTTAAGGTTAATGGTCAAGCTCAAAGCCTTGTGATTTCTGAACTTCCTAAGCTACCAAGACTTGGTGATAGAAGAATATCCAAACTTTTAACTGTTGGGTTACCTTTGATTTTGCTAAGTTTGGTTTTCATGATAAGTTTAGGGGTTATTTATTTCATCAAAAGAAAGAATAAGTTTGCTGAATTGCTTGAAGATTGGGAGCATGAATACGGCCCTCGTAGGTTTAAATTCAAAGATTTGTACTTTGCCACAAAGGGTTTCAAGGAAAAAGAATTATTGGGAGTTGGTGGATTTGGCAGAGTCTACAAAGGTGTGATGCCAGGTTCCAAACTTGAGGTTGCTGTGAAGAGGGTTTCTCACGAATCGAGACAAGGTATGAAGGAGTTTGTGGCGGAAATTGTTAGTATCGGTCGTCTTCGTCATAGAAATCTTGTTCCACTTCTTGGTTATTGCAGGCGAAAAGGTGAGTTACTTCTGGTCTACGATTACATGTCTAATGGAAGTTTAGACAACTATTTATACAACCAACCTAATGTGAGCTTGAATTGGAGTCAAAGATATAGAATCATCAAAGGTGTTGCTTCAGGTTTGTTTTATCTTCATGAAGAATGGGAGCAAGTTGTGATTCATAGAGACATAAAAGCTAGTAATGTGTTATTAGATGGTGAAATGAATGGTAGATTGGGAGATTTTGGTCTTGCAAGGTTGTATGATCATGGTGCTGACCCACACACAACTCATTTGGTTGGAACTGTAGGGTATCTAGCTCCTGAGCATACTAGAACAGGTAAAGCCACTAAGTTTTCTGATGTGTTTTCTTTTGGTGCTTTTGTTCTAGAGGTTGTTTGTGGCAAGAGGCCTATCTATCATATAGGGGGAAATGAGAGTGTAATTTTGGTTGATTCTGTTTTTGAGTATTGGAAAAGAGGTGAGATTCTTGAGGCAAAAGATGTAAATTTGGGAACATATTATGTGTTTGAAGAGGTTGAGTTGGTGTTGAAACTTGGCTTGTTGTGTTCACATTCAGAACCTTTGGCTAGACCAAATATGAGGCAAGTTGTGCAGTATTTGGAGATGGATATACCATTGCCTGATTTGTCTTTGCTTAGTTTATCTTCTTCTGGATTAACTTTTAGGTACCAAGAGTGTTTTGAGGACATTCCAATGTCTTATCCATCTTCAATGGACAAGACTATGTCACATACTTCTGTGTCAATTTCTGAGTCACTTCTTTCGGGTGGTCGCTGA